A single genomic interval of Armatimonadota bacterium harbors:
- a CDS encoding extracellular solute-binding protein, with translation MGRRWLVGLVVLLLVAALFPGTASGQGAVKLTFWSWRVEDKWAYDRMIRVFQQKNPGITVEFIPFKQTEYNTILSSALTAGKGPDIIHLRAYGGLETFTAPGFIAPLDFETVPELRTFSRTILEGARGRKDGKIYGVPFASQTLVIYYNKKIFARHNLTVPRTWDEFLALMKTLKDQGVLPLANGGKDGWTLEVMAGVIAPNFYGGTAFFDAVTRGQTSFKDPAFTGALARLLELRPYMHPNFMGVDYATMQQLFINEQAAMFIGGSWEIGFFRAQNKNLEFDVFAAPPLKAGQTPWVSSFNDGNYGINAKTPYMEAALKFIRFTATREFGQMFTDLLAQNSAVPGVVIKDPVLKRVQELNRKATPYIMLVGFRWQAPTGSTLLQSGLQAMMAGTKTPEQVGEEVTRGLSVWFDPFRGR, from the coding sequence GTGGGTCGGCGATGGCTGGTGGGGCTGGTGGTGCTGCTCCTGGTGGCCGCGCTCTTCCCCGGGACGGCGAGCGGGCAGGGCGCGGTGAAGCTCACCTTCTGGAGCTGGCGGGTTGAGGACAAATGGGCCTACGACCGGATGATCCGGGTGTTTCAGCAGAAGAACCCCGGCATCACGGTGGAGTTCATTCCCTTCAAGCAGACCGAGTACAATACCATTCTCTCCTCGGCGCTGACTGCGGGCAAGGGGCCGGACATCATCCACCTGCGGGCCTACGGGGGCCTGGAGACCTTCACGGCGCCCGGGTTCATCGCGCCGCTGGATTTCGAGACGGTGCCGGAACTCCGGACCTTCTCCCGGACGATCCTGGAAGGCGCCCGGGGGCGCAAGGACGGGAAGATCTACGGCGTCCCCTTCGCCAGCCAGACGCTGGTCATCTACTACAACAAGAAGATCTTCGCCCGGCACAACCTGACCGTGCCCAGGACCTGGGATGAGTTCCTGGCGCTGATGAAGACCCTGAAGGACCAGGGCGTCCTGCCCCTGGCCAACGGCGGGAAGGACGGCTGGACCCTGGAGGTCATGGCCGGGGTGATCGCGCCCAACTTCTACGGCGGCACCGCCTTCTTCGACGCGGTGACGCGGGGGCAGACCTCCTTCAAGGATCCGGCCTTCACGGGCGCCCTGGCCCGGCTGCTGGAACTGCGCCCCTACATGCACCCCAACTTCATGGGCGTGGACTACGCCACGATGCAGCAGTTGTTCATCAACGAGCAGGCGGCGATGTTCATCGGCGGGTCGTGGGAGATCGGCTTCTTCCGCGCCCAGAACAAGAATCTCGAGTTCGACGTCTTCGCCGCGCCTCCGCTGAAGGCGGGACAGACGCCCTGGGTGTCGTCCTTCAACGACGGGAACTACGGGATCAACGCCAAGACGCCCTACATGGAGGCGGCCCTGAAGTTCATCCGCTTCACCGCCACCCGGGAGTTCGGCCAGATGTTCACCGACCTCCTGGCGCAGAACTCCGCGGTGCCCGGCGTGGTGATCAAGGATCCGGTGCTCAAGCGCGTGCAGGAGCTGAACCGGAAGGCCACGCCCTACATCATGCTGGTGGGATTCCGCTGGCAGGCGCCGACGGGCTCCACCCTGCTGCAGAGCGGGCTGCAGGCGATGATGGCCGGGACGAAGACCCCGGAGCAGGTGGGCGAGGAGGTCACCCGAGGGCTCAGTGTCTGGTTCGACCCCTTCCGCGGGCGCTAG
- a CDS encoding sugar ABC transporter permease — translation MSGSTPSAGARRRRGLSLRTGRRLWLVFFLAPATVLFAVFITYPILSALAFSLYGWEGIGRRGFVGLHNFVRLFATYPYAGLLVNAFWHNTVVFVVTMLIQNVVALALALLLARGPWGARVYRVIFFLPVTLSLVIVGFLWALFLNPVFGLVNRLLAAAHLGALARPWLGDPQTALLTLILINAWRWLGFPTIVFLAGINAIPEEYLEAARIDGAGEWAVTRHVIFPLLAPQVTIIVLLTFIGSFNWFELPYVVQGVSGGPNRSTDVLSLFFYRMAFGEVDTGLQDIGIGSAIAVLMFILLVTVSAVGAVFLRRREVELA, via the coding sequence GTGTCTGGTTCGACCCCTTCCGCGGGCGCTAGACGGCGCCGCGGGCTGAGTCTGCGGACGGGACGGCGGCTGTGGCTGGTCTTCTTTCTGGCCCCGGCCACCGTCCTGTTCGCCGTCTTCATCACCTACCCGATCCTCTCCGCTCTGGCCTTCAGCCTCTACGGCTGGGAGGGGATCGGCCGGCGGGGCTTCGTCGGCCTGCACAACTTCGTCCGGCTCTTTGCCACCTATCCCTATGCCGGCCTGCTGGTCAACGCCTTCTGGCACAACACCGTGGTTTTCGTCGTGACGATGCTGATCCAGAACGTGGTGGCCCTCGCCCTGGCCCTGCTCCTGGCCCGGGGCCCGTGGGGCGCCAGAGTCTACCGTGTGATCTTCTTCCTGCCCGTCACGCTCTCGCTGGTCATCGTCGGGTTCCTGTGGGCGCTGTTCCTGAACCCGGTCTTCGGCCTGGTCAACCGGCTGCTGGCGGCGGCGCACCTGGGCGCCCTGGCCCGCCCCTGGCTCGGCGACCCGCAGACCGCGCTGCTGACGTTGATCCTGATCAACGCCTGGCGCTGGCTGGGGTTCCCCACCATCGTCTTCCTGGCCGGGATCAACGCCATCCCGGAGGAGTACCTCGAGGCGGCGCGCATCGACGGGGCCGGCGAGTGGGCCGTGACGCGCCACGTCATCTTCCCCCTGCTGGCCCCGCAGGTGACGATCATCGTCCTGCTCACCTTCATCGGGTCCTTCAACTGGTTCGAGCTGCCCTATGTGGTGCAGGGCGTCTCCGGGGGCCCGAACCGATCCACGGACGTGTTGAGCTTGTTCTTCTACCGGATGGCCTTCGGCGAGGTGGACACCGGGTTGCAGGACATCGGGATCGGCTCGGCCATCGCCGTGCTGATGTTCATCCTGCTCGTCACCGTCTCCGCCGTGGGGGCGGTGTTCCTGCGGCGACGCGAGGTGGAGCTGGCATGA
- a CDS encoding cytochrome ubiquinol oxidase subunit I, with protein sequence MDALILARWQFALTTIFHFFFVPLTIGLSFLVALMETIYVRTGQQVYKEMTKFWGKLLLINFAMGVVTGIVQEFQFGMNWSEYSRFVGDVFGAPLAVEALLAFYLESTFLGVWLFGWETLSRRLHLLMIWLVALATTISATWILAANSFMQEPVGFIVRGGRAEMTDFFALILNPHLWVQFPHTVAAAFTTAAFFVLGISAYHLARQFHVELFRRSFQIAGIVALMAIGLTIFYGHRQARYKAVVQPMKIAAVEGLFESENPASFSLLTIGDLRQRREVFAIRIPRLLSLLAYNQLTGEVKGMNDLQAESRARYGPGNYIPPPVLMYWSFRAMVGAGFVLLALAVYAIFQVMAEQLTFSRRAGAVFAWAIVLPYLANTAGWIVAEVGRQPWIVQGLLKTEAGLSPNVSAASVLLSLVGFTALYTLLTVVTAYLLIRFARQGTVAATIEEWPATASAQL encoded by the coding sequence ATGGACGCTCTGATCCTCGCCCGCTGGCAGTTCGCCCTGACCACGATCTTCCACTTCTTCTTCGTCCCCCTCACCATCGGCCTCTCCTTCCTCGTCGCGCTGATGGAAACGATCTACGTCCGCACCGGCCAGCAGGTGTACAAAGAGATGACGAAGTTCTGGGGGAAGCTCCTCCTCATCAACTTCGCCATGGGTGTGGTTACGGGCATTGTGCAGGAGTTCCAGTTCGGAATGAACTGGTCCGAATACTCACGGTTCGTCGGCGACGTCTTCGGGGCGCCGCTGGCCGTGGAAGCCCTGCTGGCCTTCTACCTGGAGTCCACCTTCCTGGGGGTGTGGCTGTTCGGCTGGGAGACGCTGTCCAGGCGGCTGCACCTCCTGATGATCTGGCTGGTGGCGCTGGCCACGACGATCTCGGCCACCTGGATCCTCGCCGCCAACTCCTTCATGCAGGAACCGGTGGGGTTCATCGTGCGCGGGGGGCGCGCCGAGATGACCGATTTCTTCGCCTTGATCCTCAACCCCCACCTCTGGGTGCAGTTTCCCCACACCGTAGCCGCCGCCTTCACCACCGCCGCCTTCTTCGTCCTGGGGATCAGCGCCTATCACCTGGCGCGGCAGTTCCATGTGGAGCTGTTCCGCCGTTCCTTCCAGATCGCCGGCATCGTCGCGCTGATGGCCATCGGCCTGACCATCTTCTACGGGCACCGGCAGGCGCGGTACAAAGCCGTCGTCCAGCCGATGAAGATTGCCGCGGTGGAAGGGCTGTTCGAATCCGAGAACCCCGCCTCCTTCTCCCTCCTCACCATCGGCGATCTGCGCCAGCGGCGCGAGGTGTTCGCCATCCGCATTCCCCGCCTGTTGAGCCTACTAGCCTACAACCAGCTCACGGGCGAAGTCAAGGGCATGAACGACCTGCAGGCCGAGTCCCGGGCCCGGTACGGTCCCGGAAACTACATCCCGCCCCCCGTCCTCATGTACTGGAGCTTCCGGGCCATGGTCGGCGCCGGGTTCGTGCTGCTGGCCCTGGCGGTGTATGCCATTTTCCAGGTCATGGCGGAGCAACTCACCTTCAGCCGGCGCGCCGGGGCGGTTTTCGCCTGGGCGATCGTCCTGCCCTACCTGGCGAACACGGCGGGGTGGATCGTCGCCGAAGTCGGGCGGCAGCCCTGGATCGTCCAGGGGCTGCTGAAGACCGAGGCCGGCCTGTCCCCCAACGTCTCCGCCGCCTCGGTCCTGCTCTCGCTGGTGGGCTTCACGGCCCTCTACACCCTGCTGACCGTCGTGACCGCCTACCTGCTGATCCGGTTCGCCCGGCAGGGCACCGTCGCGGCGACGATCGAGGAGTGGCCGGCGACGGCGTCGGCGCAACTGTGA
- a CDS encoding carbohydrate ABC transporter permease, which yields MSPPPAWGGAGREGPGRPRGWAPAIQAVLLANAVLVLAPMVIMTLSAFKSTREIFQNPFGLPVVWRLENFGRVWVEAHFALYFRNSLLVTAASILIILAFGAMAGYALGRFRFGGGDLLYLYFLSGLMLPVRLGIIPLFILMRDLRLLDTLWSLILIYAASGLPSAVFILTGFFRALPGDLDSAARIDGAGEWLIFRRIMLPLVRPALVIVTVYNLIPVWNDFFFPLVFIQSDRWKTLPLGMTAFFGQYYTDWATLFAGLTLAAVPVVALYAVLSQHFIRGLTAGAVKG from the coding sequence GTGAGCCCGCCGCCGGCCTGGGGCGGCGCCGGACGGGAGGGGCCGGGGCGACCGCGGGGGTGGGCCCCGGCGATCCAGGCCGTCCTGTTGGCCAACGCCGTCCTCGTGCTGGCCCCGATGGTGATCATGACCCTCTCCGCCTTCAAGTCCACGCGGGAAATCTTCCAGAACCCCTTCGGGCTCCCGGTGGTCTGGCGGTTGGAGAACTTCGGCCGGGTCTGGGTGGAGGCGCACTTCGCCCTGTACTTCCGCAACAGCCTCCTGGTCACCGCCGCCTCGATCCTGATCATCCTGGCCTTCGGGGCCATGGCCGGCTACGCCCTGGGGCGCTTCCGCTTCGGCGGCGGCGACCTCCTCTATCTGTATTTCCTGAGCGGGCTGATGCTGCCGGTCCGCCTGGGCATCATCCCGCTGTTCATCCTGATGCGCGACCTGCGCCTGCTGGACACCCTGTGGTCGCTGATCCTGATCTACGCCGCCTCGGGGCTGCCCAGTGCCGTCTTCATCCTCACCGGCTTCTTCCGCGCGCTGCCCGGGGACCTGGACAGCGCGGCCCGGATCGACGGCGCCGGCGAGTGGCTGATCTTCCGCCGGATCATGCTCCCCCTGGTGCGGCCGGCGCTGGTCATCGTCACGGTGTACAACCTCATCCCGGTCTGGAACGACTTCTTCTTCCCGCTGGTCTTCATCCAGAGCGACCGGTGGAAGACGCTGCCCCTGGGGATGACGGCCTTCTTCGGCCAGTACTACACCGACTGGGCGACGCTCTTCGCCGGGCTCACCCTGGCCGCGGTGCCCGTCGTGGCGCTGTACGCCGTGCTCTCCCAGCACTTCATCCGGGGCCTCACCGCCGGCGCGGTGAAGGGATGA
- a CDS encoding MBL fold metallo-hydrolase RNA specificity domain-containing protein: MPVSITVYDGAATIGGNKILLEDGGTALFLDFGTPFHTRALYYEEFLAPRSRTGLLDLIHMGLLPPLRGIYRSDLEDAGGRAWERAQRSPYYRECRADAVLLSHAHLDHCGYISFLDTAIPVVSTGMTAYLAKAIQDCGAHQFEGELCYTVPRVAGDEGAIGAGDPRAFPYQRRTYLIADGVRPDPEDFWNLSPAAPRGRYFPPQTLRTVDRIGGCAVRFLPVDHSIYGAAAIAVETSAGWVVYTGDLRRHGGRRELTDRFVTEAAALRPAALVSEGTNFGQEPGASEDQVREACLAAVREAAGQFVVADFGPRNVERLLTFLEIARRTGRRLAVTDRDAYLLTAMHAVDPSIPTPKSDRHLVVYRRALLKPAPWVERVREWYPEQVDAAVVGAAPGEFICCFSFFDVAELVDIDPRGGRWIYSASEPHDEEQQFELQRLRNWIDRFHLTPVGLAEGASPFHASGHISGRELRELIYEIAPARVIPVHTEVPRRFAETLLGDMEVFLPEIGVPITVG; the protein is encoded by the coding sequence ATGCCGGTCTCGATCACGGTCTACGACGGCGCCGCCACCATCGGCGGGAACAAAATTCTCCTGGAGGACGGCGGCACGGCCCTCTTCCTGGATTTCGGCACCCCCTTCCACACCCGCGCCCTGTACTACGAGGAGTTTCTGGCCCCGCGGTCGCGCACGGGGCTGCTGGACCTCATCCACATGGGCCTGCTGCCGCCCCTGCGCGGGATTTACCGCTCCGACCTGGAAGACGCCGGCGGGCGGGCCTGGGAGCGCGCGCAGCGGTCCCCGTACTACCGCGAATGCCGCGCCGACGCCGTGCTCCTCTCCCACGCCCATCTGGACCACTGCGGATACATCTCCTTCCTCGATACGGCGATTCCCGTGGTCAGCACGGGTATGACGGCGTACCTGGCCAAGGCGATCCAGGACTGCGGGGCGCACCAGTTCGAAGGGGAGCTGTGTTACACCGTCCCCAGGGTGGCCGGCGACGAGGGCGCCATCGGCGCCGGCGACCCCAGGGCCTTCCCCTATCAGCGGCGCACCTACCTGATCGCCGACGGGGTGCGCCCCGATCCCGAAGACTTCTGGAACCTCTCCCCGGCCGCGCCCCGGGGCCGCTACTTTCCCCCGCAGACCCTCCGCACCGTGGACCGCATCGGCGGGTGCGCCGTGCGCTTCCTGCCCGTGGACCATTCCATCTATGGCGCGGCCGCCATCGCCGTGGAGACCTCGGCGGGCTGGGTGGTCTACACCGGCGACCTGCGCCGGCACGGAGGCCGGCGGGAACTCACCGACCGCTTCGTCACGGAAGCGGCCGCGCTCCGGCCCGCGGCTCTGGTGAGCGAAGGGACCAACTTCGGCCAAGAGCCGGGCGCCAGCGAGGACCAGGTGCGCGAGGCGTGTCTGGCCGCGGTGCGCGAAGCGGCGGGACAATTCGTCGTCGCCGACTTCGGGCCGCGCAACGTCGAGCGGCTGCTGACCTTCCTGGAGATCGCCCGCCGCACCGGCCGGCGCCTGGCCGTCACCGACCGGGACGCCTACCTGCTGACGGCGATGCACGCCGTCGATCCCTCCATCCCGACGCCGAAGAGCGACCGGCACCTCGTCGTCTACCGTCGGGCGCTGCTCAAGCCCGCGCCGTGGGTGGAGCGGGTGCGGGAGTGGTATCCGGAGCAGGTGGACGCCGCCGTCGTCGGCGCCGCGCCCGGGGAGTTCATCTGCTGCTTCTCCTTCTTCGACGTGGCCGAACTGGTGGACATCGACCCCCGGGGCGGGCGGTGGATCTACTCTGCGAGCGAGCCCCACGACGAGGAGCAGCAGTTCGAACTGCAGCGGCTGCGGAACTGGATCGACCGCTTCCACCTGACGCCCGTCGGCCTGGCCGAGGGCGCCTCCCCCTTCCACGCCTCCGGCCACATCAGCGGCCGGGAGCTGCGGGAGCTGATCTACGAGATCGCGCCGGCCCGCGTCATCCCCGTCCACACCGAGGTCCCCCGGCGCTTCGCCGAGACGCTGCTGGGGGACATGGAGGTCTTCCTGCCGGAGATCGGCGTTCCCATCACCGTCGGCTGA